The genomic window AAACCATCATCAATACTCATCATTGGTGGAGGCTATATAGGTGTGGAGTTTGCAAGCATCTTTGCAAAGATAGGTGTTGAGGTAACCGTTATTGAGGTTATGCAGAACCTCCTACCAGGAATGGATCCCGATATATCTAGGGCTGCAGAGAGGATCCTAAGAAGCCTCGGGGTTAAAATATATACTGGCACAACCGTTAAATCCCTAGCAGCTAAGGGTGGAGAGGTATCTGTAGAACTATCTGGGGGAGACTCTCTCTCGGCAGAGAAGATATTAGTGGCCGTTGGTAGAAAGCCTAAGCAGATCTCGGGTATTGAGAAGCTCGGTGTAAAGCTGGATGAAAAGGGATATATAGTGGTTGATAGATCTATGAGGACATCCCATCCAAATATATATGCTAGCGGGGATATCGCAGGGCCACCTCTCCTAGCCCATAAGGCCTTTGCCCAGTCCCTGGTTGCTGCGGAGAACATTGCTGGAAGGAATATAGCCTTTGATCCGAAGGCGATACCCTCCGTTATATTCACAGATCCCGAGATAGCCTTTGTAGGTATTAGTGAGAATGAGGCTAAAAAACAGGGTTATAAGGCGAGGAGTGTGAAGCTTCCCCTAGGAGGGGTTGCTAGAGCAGCGATCGAAGAGGTGGAGGAGGGATTTGCAAAGATAGTATTTGATGAGGAGACTAAGGAGATACTCGGCTTCTACGTAGTTGCACCACACGCATCAGAAATAATATCTGAGGCTGTGCTGGCGATTGAGATGGGGGCAACTCTAGAGGATCTATCGCTAACGATACATCCACACCCCACAATATCAGAGGTTCTTGAAGAGATCTCAGAGCTAGCACTTGGAAGGCCTAAGCATTTCTTTATTAGGAGGAGATCTGCTAGCTAGTCTACGTCCCTATTTTCACAGCATATCTACCTGGCTTTGTTATGCCTAGGGCCTTTGCTATTTGAGATCTATCTGGATCTAGTATGATTATCATCCCACTCCACTCCTCACTAAAATCCGAAGATCCGCATACCGGGCATGTCTGCACCTCTAGAGGTGCTAATGCCTTACAACTTTTACATGCCTTAAAGACTTTCTTCCTACCCCTAGGCTTGCTCATCTTTCACACCTTCAAAACCTCATCTCTAGAATGGGGAGATTGCTTATAAACCATCATAGCCTCACCCACCGTTCACCCGAGAGCGGTTTTAGCCACCCTCGGGCTCCTCACGGTCTCCCCAGGTCCCCTCACCGCGGTTCATCCACGGATCTCGGAAACCTGGGGTCACCAATAAACCTATAACCTCTGGGGCTTATATATGCATCGGCATAGCTAATAGCCCCCGAAGAGCATTAACCGCGAACCCACATGAAAGCTTCTAAAGACAAAAAAGTTTCAGCCCCTCAGATCGGGTATCTCTATCTTGAGGCAGAGCTGC from Sulfolobales archaeon includes these protein-coding regions:
- the lpdA gene encoding dihydrolipoyl dehydrogenase, which translates into the protein MESREKYDLVVVGGGPGGYPAAIRASQLGMKVALIEMNRLGGECTNYGCIPTKALIKPANILWAVKKMGFIKGDIELSFEEYIEWVNTVVKKISGGIEMLLKSYGVDLYRGVASIRDGETIYVENIGELKAKKILLATGTDPADLPGIRVDGEAIHNNRTIIGLKRKPSSILIIGGGYIGVEFASIFAKIGVEVTVIEVMQNLLPGMDPDISRAAERILRSLGVKIYTGTTVKSLAAKGGEVSVELSGGDSLSAEKILVAVGRKPKQISGIEKLGVKLDEKGYIVVDRSMRTSHPNIYASGDIAGPPLLAHKAFAQSLVAAENIAGRNIAFDPKAIPSVIFTDPEIAFVGISENEAKKQGYKARSVKLPLGGVARAAIEEVEEGFAKIVFDEETKEILGFYVVAPHASEIISEAVLAIEMGATLEDLSLTIHPHPTISEVLEEISELALGRPKHFFIRRRSAS
- the spt4 gene encoding transcription elongation factor subunit Spt4, which produces MSKPRGRKKVFKACKSCKALAPLEVQTCPVCGSSDFSEEWSGMIIILDPDRSQIAKALGITKPGRYAVKIGT